A region from the Lycium barbarum isolate Lr01 chromosome 8, ASM1917538v2, whole genome shotgun sequence genome encodes:
- the LOC132608134 gene encoding uncharacterized protein LOC132608134: MQCKNTETAIQYRIVDVGLEIKLLYLSKFKGQKLLERYQEVLREKSQSQSDIDQCEAYYEAAGGTRKRRIYGLGSQAQTSAAPSTSQSTPTENMEELVMRLIPTLTDRLLPLFIEKARGVIFSPSHHPNTPIDKPSVVTPIVPPPTIANVDDVDPLVSDNDRSPSPMH, from the exons ATGCAGTGCAAAAATACTGAAACTGCAATACAGTACAGAATAGTTGATGTTGGGCTGGAGATAAAATTGTTATACTTGAGCAAGTTCAAAGGTCAAAAACTACTA GAAAGATATCAAGAAGTATTACGGGAAAAATCACAGTCTCAGTCTGATATTGATCAATGTGAAGCATATTACGAAGCTGCTGGGGGAACAAGGAAGAGAAGAATATACGGTCTTGGATCTCAAGCACAAA CATCAGCAGCACCTTCAACTTCTCAATCAACACCGacagaaaatatggaggagttAGTGATGCGATTGATTCCTACACTGACTGATCGCTTGCTTCCTTTATTTATTGAGAAGGCACGCGGAGTGATTTTTTCACCATCACATCATCCAAATACTCCTATCGACAAACCATCAGTTGTGACACCCATAGTGCCTCCTCCTACTATTGCTAACGTTGACGATGTTGATCCTTTAGTTTCTGATAATGATCGTAGTCCTTCACCCATGCATTAG
- the LOC132605282 gene encoding peroxidase 22.3-like, whose product MASTSFLFLYVLLMFSLAGMAISDLSDDFYDDVCPEALPTIKRVVEDAVRQERRMGASLLRLHFHDCFVNGCDASILLDQTATIDSEKTARANNNSVRGFEVIDKIKSEVDKVCGCPVVSCADILAVAARDSVVALHGPTWEVELGRRDSTTASRTTANNDLPTPVMDLPALIDNFKKQGLDEEDLVALSGGHTLGFAQCFTFRNRIYNDTNIDSTFASQRQENCPRSGGDSNLASLDPTPALFDSKYFSNLVSKKGLLHSDQALFSGGETDNLVKTYSTNLRTFSKDFAKSMIKMGNIKPLTGNQGQIRVNCRMVN is encoded by the exons ATGGCTTCAACTAGCTTcctctttctttatgtgttactCATGTTTTCTCTAGCAGGCATGGCAATTTCGGATTTGTCAGATGATTTCTACGATGATGTTTGTCCTGAAGCTTTACCAACCATCAAACGGGTTGTTGAGGATGCAGTCCGACAAGAGAGGCGAATGGGCGCCTCTTTGCTACGTTTACATTTTCATGATTGCTTCGTTAAT GGTTGTGACGCTTCGATTCTTCTTGACCAAACGGCTACTATTGATAGTGAAAAGACTGCTCGTGCTAATAACAATTCTGTTAGAGGATTTGAGGTGATTGATAAAATCAAGTCCGAGGTTGATAAAGTTTGTGGATGTCCAGTTGTATCTTGTGCGGACATCTTGGCAGTTGCAGCTCGTGACTCTGTGGTTGCT CTACATGGACCAACATGGGAAGTAGAACTAGGAAGAAGAGACTCCACTACAGCAAGCAGAACTACAGCCAACAATGACCTTCCAACTCCAGTGATGGACTTACCTGCACTTATCGACAACTTCAAGAAGCAAGGTTTGGATGAGGAAGACCTTGTCGCTCTGTCTGGTGGTCACACACTAGGATTTGCTCAGTGTTTCACCTTCAGAAATCGCATCTACAATGACACTAACATTGACTCCACCTTTGCGAGCCAACGCCAAGAAAATTGTCCACGTAGTGGAGGTGATTCCAACCTTGCATCCCTTGATCCTACACCTGCTCTTTTCGACTCGAAATATTTCAGTAACTTGGTATCCAAGAAAGGGCTTTTGCATTCTGATCAAGCACTATTTAGTGGAGGAGAGACTGATAATCTTGTTAAAACCTATAGTACGAACCTAAGGACTTTCTCTAAAGATTTTGCTAAATCTATGATTAAGATGGGGAATATCAAGCCATTGACTGGAAATCAAGGTCAGATTCGTGTAAACTGCAGGATGGTGAACTAA